GACCAGCTGTTCCGGGAGAAGAGATTGGCGGTGCCGTTAACCGAGGAGGATTTGAGGATCCTTTCCGAGCTTGGCATATGACCGGCTCCCAGAGGGTGAGATGGAGCCTGAGGTTTATCATAAACCTGTTTTAGTGAAGGAGGTGGTCGAGCAGTTAGTAGTTGATCCGGATGGGTTTTACATCGATTGTACCGTTGGGGAAGGGGGGCATTCATTGGCGATCTTAGCCCGTCTTTCAGAGAGAGGGAGGCTTCTCGGTATCGACCGCGACCCCGAGGTGATCGAGGTGGCGAGAGGGAGGCTTTCTTCATTTTCATCGCGGGTTCGTCTCCTTTCCTCCGATTACCGAAGGCTTCCTGAGATATTGAAAGAGGGAGGATATCCTCCACCTTCGGGCATCCTTTTTGACCTCGGCCTCTCCTCGTTCCAGCTTTTTAGGCCTGAGCGAGGGTTCAGCTTTTCCCTTCCCGGACCCCTCGATATGAGGTTCGATCGGAGCTCGGGGATGTCCGCCTCAGAGCTGGTGAATCGACTCTCCGAAGGAGAGCTTGAAGAGATAATAAGAGAATACGGCGAGGAGCGAGAGGCAAGGAGGATCGCGAGGGCGATCGTGAGGGCAAGGAGGAAGAAGAAGATAGAGGAAACCACCGAGCTGGCGGAGATCATAGTGGATGCGATGAGGAGAAGAAGGTGGCGGATACACCCAGCAACCAGGACTTTCCAAGCCCTTCGCATCGCAGTGAACGATGAGCTTACCGGTCTCGATGAGGTTTTGGAGCAGGCGGTGAGACTTCTTAAGAAGGGGGGGAGATTGGTGGTAATTGCCTTTCATTCCCTTGAGGATAGGGTAGTAAAGCGGGTTATGAGGCGTCTTTCCAAGCTGGATCCACCCCTTCTCCGGCTGGTGAATAAGAAGGTGATTCGTCCCGGAAGGGATGAAGTAAGGGAGAACCCGCGGGCGAGAAGTGCCCGGATGCGAGTGGGAGAACGGCTATAAATGGTGGACAGGGTGGGAAATAATCAGAAGATAAGGGAAAGGAGATGGAAGTTCCCTCGGGGCGTCCTTCTTCTTATGCTCGTTTTTGGGGTTCTCTTTTTCTATCTTTGGGAGCAGGTGGAGATAATGAAGCTCGGCTATCGAATAGACGAACTCAATAAGAAGAGGGAAAAGCTGCTCGAGGAGAAAAGGAGGCTTTCTCTGGAAAAGGCTTTCCTAAGTTCCCCTGAGAGGATAGAAAGGATTGCTAAAACGAAACTTGGAATGCGGTATCCCAAGCCAGAAGAGGTGATAATCATCGGCGAGGAGAATAAGAAGAGATAGGGACGGATTATGGTGGAGAGGAAGAAGAAAAGAGCGATCTTCGTTGGAGTAATGCTCCTCCTTTGGTGTGGGGTCATCTTCTTAAGGCTCTACGCCATTGGAATAAGGGATAGGGAGAAGTATCGGGAACGAGCGAGAAGGCAGTGGGAGAGGGTGATCACCCTCTCCCCAAAGAGGGGGGTTATCTACGATCGGATGGGAAGGGAGCTTGCGGTAAGTGTTGAGGTCCCCTCGATCTACGCCGATCCCTCTCAGGTTTCCGATCCCGATGGTTATGCAAAGGTGCTCGCTCCATTGCTCGGCGTTAGGAAAGGGTTTATAAAAAAGAGGCTGGCGAGGAAGGGGGAGTTTTCTTGGCTTAGGAGGAAGGTGACTCCGGAGGTAGCGGAGGAGGTGCGGTCCCTTAAACTTCGTGGTATCGGCATTATCTATGAAAATAAGCGGTTTTATCCCAATGGCAGTCTTGCCTCCCATCTCCTTGGCTTCGTGGGGATGGACAACATAGGTCTTGCCGGGATCGAGAGGAAGTACGATGGGGTGATAAGGGGAAGCTCCGGCAGGATGTTGGCGGTGATAAAGGAGAACACGAAGGAGCTTATTTCCGATGGGGAGATCAGATTGTCCCCAAGCGAGGGAGATGATCTCGTCCTTTCCATCGATACCGTCATTCAGTACTATGCCGAACGGGAGCTGGAACGGGCGATTAGGAGGACATCGGCTAAGGGGGGAATGGTCGTTGTGATGGATCCGGAGACGGGAGAGGTGTTGGCGTTAGCCAATAGGCCTACCTATGATCCCAACCGATTTAACGATTATCCTCGTTATTCCTGGCGAAATCGAGCGGTTGCCGATATCTATGAGCCAGGCTCCACCTTCAAGATCGTTACCGCCTCCGTTGCCCTTGAAGAGGGGGTAGTTTCTCCTTACGACCATTTCTATTGCGGGCAGGGAGCGATAGTAGTGGACGGCTATCTCATCCGGGATACTGGTTCTTATGCCGACTTGAGCTTCCGCGAGGTCCTCGAATACTCAAGCAATGTGGGCGCGGTGCTCATCGGAACGAGGCTTAATCCAAAAACCTTCCATGATTGGCTCAATGAGCTCGGTTTCGGAAGAAGGACCGGGATCGACCTTCCTGGGGAGAGCCCAGGTCTCATCGGTGGTTATAAGGGATGGAGCAAGTTTATGCTCGGGGAGATATCGATCGGCCAGGGCATTGGGGTAACCGCCCTTCAGATGCTGAGGGTGACGGCAGCGGTAGCCAACGGGGGGTATCTCCTCACTCCGAGGATAGCGCTCGGCAGGAAAAAGGGAGGAACTTTCGAGCCCTTCCCCAGAGGGGAAAGGGTTATGGTTCTTTCTCCCCGAACCTGCTCCATCATAAAGGAGATAATGGAAGGGGTGGTCGAAAGGGGGACTGGGAAAAGGGCTAAGGTCCCCGGTTATAGAGTTGCAGGAAAGACGGGCACTGCCCAGAAGATAGGTCCTTCTGGAACCTATGCTGATGGGGGCCATATCGCCTCCTTTGTTGGGTTTGCCCCGGTGGAAAAGCCGCGGATAGCGGTTATTGTAGTCATCGACGAGCCTAAGGGGAGGTATTTCGGAGGGGAAGTGGCAGCGCCGGTATTCAGCCGGGTGGTCTCTGCCACCCTTCGTTATCTCCGAGTGCCTCCGGAGAAAAAGGATGGATGGCTTTTGGCACGGGCGATCAGTCAAACTGAGGGAAGCGAATGAAGCTTGAGGAACTGCTCAATTCGGTGGAGATAGTGGAGGTTAAAGGGGATCTCTCTACGGAGATCGATGGTATCAGCTACAACTCGAAGAGGGTGAAAGAAGGCTATATCTTCATAGCCATAAAGGGGGAGAAGACTGACGGAAACCGCTTCATACCTGAGGCGATAGAGAGAGGAGCGAAAGCTGTCGTCTCGGAAGATGATCCCAAAGGAGGGCTGGTGGATAGCATCCCCTATGTGAAGGTGGCGGATGCGAGGAGGGCAATGGCTAAGGTCTCTGCCAACTTCTTTAAGCGCCCGAGCGAGGAACTCACCCTCATCGGGGTCACCGGGACCAATGGGAAGACCACTTACACCTACTTGATGGAGGCGATATTGAACGAGGCGGGTCTCCCCGCCGGGAGGATCGGCACCATCTCCTATTCGGTGGGGGGAAGAAAGATCGTCGCCTCCCGCACCACTCCGGAGGCGCCGGATATCGAGGGTTTTTTAAGGGAGATGGTCTCCTCCGGGATGAAGGCGTGTGTGATGGAGGTCTCCTCCCATGCCCTGGAACTCCATCGGGTGGATGAGCTCTCTTTTGATGTCGCTACCTTCACCAACCTTACCCGGGACCACCTCGACTACCACAAGACGATGGAGAACTACTTCAAAGCGAAGTTAAAGCTATTTGAGCTCACGAGGAAAAATGGAGGAAAAGGGGTGGTTAACATCGATGATCCCTTCGGGCAGAGGATTATCAAGCTTCCCTCCTTCCCCAGGGTGAGCTACGGTTTTTCCGCCAAGGCTGATGTTCATCCGGAGGATTACCGGCTCTCCCGTTCCGGGATTGCCGGCGAGATAATAACCCCGAAGGGGACGCTCAAACTTCATTCGTCCTTACTTGGGAGGCCCAATCTCTACAATATCCTGGCAGCGGTTGCCACTTCTATCGCCCTCGATCTACCGCTCGATAAGGTGAGGTCGGGGATCGAAAAGGTGAGATCGATCCCGGGAAGGTTTGAAATAGTGGATGAAGGTCAGGACTTCACCGTGATCGTCGATTACGCCCATACCGACGATGCCCTGCGTAACCTGCTGGTGACCGTAGGCGAGCTTGCTCCTCGGCGGATAATCACCGTCTTCGGTTGTGGTGGTGATAGGGATAAGGGAAAGAGACCGCTTATGGGCTCCTATGCGGTGAAGCATTCCGATATCGTGATCGTAACATCGGATAACCCCCGTTCCGAGGATCCAATGGCGATAATAAAGGAGATAGAGGAGGGGATCGTAAACACCGTGGAGAAAAGGGGGGGGTACATTATCGAGCCCGATCGAAGAAAGGCGATCGAGCTCGCCATAGATTATGCCCGGCGGGGCGATTTCGTCGTCCTCGCGGGAAAGGGGCATGAGGATTATCAAATACTGGGCGACAAGGTGATCCACTTCGATGACCGGGAGGTCGCCCGGGAGATGATCTGGAGGAAGAGGGGGAGGGGGTAAGGGTATGGCATTGCTCTCGGCAGGGCAGATTGCAAGGTATTCTCGGGGAAGGATAGTCTCCGGTTCCCCTGATACCCTTATCTCCTCCTATTCTCTCGATTCAAGAGGGATAAAGGGAAAGGAGCTTTTCTTCGCCATCAAAGGGGAAAGGTTTGATGGGCACGATTTCGTAATCGACGCCCTAAAAAAGGGAGCGGTTGGCGCAGTTGTTGAGCGGGGGAGAGCACCCGTTGAGATTTCTGGGGAACCCCTGATCATAGAGGTGGCTGATACCACCCGCGCCCTCCAGGACCTCGCCGCTTCGGTGAGGAGGGAGTACAGGGTGAAGGTGGTAGGAATAAGCGGTAGTACCGGAAAGACGACGACCAAAGACATCACCTACAGCCTTCTTTCCTCCTCGTTCCGGGCGAAAAAAAGCATCGGGAACCTGAACAACCTTTATGGGCTTCCCCTTTCTCTCCTTTCCCTTGAAGAGGGGGACGAGCTCTTCGTAGCGGAGATGGGGATGAGCCGTTCCGGGGAGCTTAGCCGGCTCTGTGAGATAGCCGAGCCGGAGATCGGCGTCCTTACGAATATCTCTTTGGTTCATCGGGAGTTCTTTCCCGATATTAAGGCGATCGCCCGCGCCAAGAAGGAGCTACTCGATGGGCTCACGGGAGAGAGGATAGCGGTTTTGAACCGGGACGATCCCCTGATCAGGGAGATAAGCGAGGACTTCCCTGGGAGGAAGGTCTGGTTTGGGTTAAAGGGGAAAGCGGAGGTGAGCGCGTATAATATTTCGCCCAAGGGGCTTTCCGGAACCGCGCTAACCATCGATTATGGTGGGAGAAAGAAGGACTACTTCCTTCCCTTGATCGGGTTTCACAATGTGATGAACCTACTCGCCGCCCTTGCCACCGCTTATGCCTTTTCCCTTTCCTTGGAGGATATCGCTTTAGGGCTCTCCCAGATAACCCCCTCCCCAATGCGGGGGCAGGTGATCAATTTCCGGGAGGGGTTCACCGTGATCGATGAGAGCTATAATTCGAACCCCGAAGCGCTCTCTGCGGTTCTTTTCTGGTTCAGGGAGCTTTCCGGTTTTTCTCGAAAGATAGCCGTCCTTGGGGATATGCTTGAGCTGGGCGATGTTGCAGAGGAGGCGCATCGGGAGGCGGGGAGGAAAGCCTCCTCCTCAGGGCTCTCTCTCCTCATCGGGGTGGGTGAGCTCGCCAGATTGCTGGTTGAGGAGGCAAGGTCTTCGGGAATGGATGAGGGCTCTCTCTTCCATTTCCCCGGTGCTGCTGAAGCGGCGGAGTTCCTCGTTCCCCGAATAAAGGAGGGAGATGTCATCTTGGTTAAAGGGTCCCGGGGGATAAAGACCGACATAGTTGTATCCCGGATCCGGGAGCGCTACCACGAGGAGGAGACCGATGCTCTATAAGCTTCTTTACGGGCTTCATGATTACATATCGCCCTTCAATGTCTTCCGTTATATAACCTTCAGGACCGCGCTTTCCGTGCTTACCGCTCTTATCATAAGCTTTTTCTTCGGTCCTTATGTCATAAGGAAACTCAGCGCTCTCTCCCTGAGGCAGAGGGTGAGGGAGGAGACGCCCAAGCGTCATCAGAAGGAGAAGGAGGGTGTTCCCACGATGGGGGGCATTCTCATCCTTATCTCCATTATCATCCCTACCTTCCTCTGGATCGATCTGGGAAACAAGTTCTTCTGGCTCCTTCTCACCGCTACCCTCCTTTTCGGTGTCCTTGGTTTTGTCGATGATTACATAAAGGCGGTTAAGGGCAATCCAAAGGGCCTCACCATAAAGATGAAGCTCATCGGGGAGATCGCCATTGCTCTCTTTGTGGGGGCGGTGCTCTATTATCTTGCCGGGAAGGGGATGTTTTCCACCAGGATAAGCTTCCCCTTCATCAAACAGCTCAACCCCGATCTCGGCTGGGGCTATATCCTTTTTTCCGTTCTCGTCCTTGTGGGTTCGTCAAACGCGGTCAATTTCACCGATGGGCTCGACGGATTGGCTATCGGCGCGGTGCTCATCGCCTCGGCAACCTACACCGTCCTTACCTATGTTGCCGGACATTATATAGCGGCGAACTACCTCCTCATTCCTTATGTTCGTGGGGTAGGGGAGATCACCATCTTCGGTGGAGCGATGGTCGGGGCGAGCCTCGGCTTCCTCTGGTTCAACTGTTATCCCGCGAAGATATTTATGGGGGATGTGGGCTCCCTCGCCTTGGGCGGGGCTATTGGCACCATTGCCCTTATCATCAAGCAGGAGATACTTCTGGTGATTGTAGGCGGTTTATTCGTCATTGAAGCTCTCTCGGTGATCATCCAGATAGTCTCCTACCGCCTATACGGGAAGAGGGTATTTCGGATGGCTCCTCTGCACCACCATTTCGAGCTTCTTGGCTGGGAGGAGCCAAAGGTGATCGTAAGGTTCTGGATCATAGCTATCATCTTTGCCCTTATAAGCTTGAGTACCTTG
This window of the Acidobacteriota bacterium genome carries:
- a CDS encoding UDP-N-acetylmuramoyl-tripeptide--D-alanyl-D-alanine ligase — its product is MALLSAGQIARYSRGRIVSGSPDTLISSYSLDSRGIKGKELFFAIKGERFDGHDFVIDALKKGAVGAVVERGRAPVEISGEPLIIEVADTTRALQDLAASVRREYRVKVVGISGSTGKTTTKDITYSLLSSSFRAKKSIGNLNNLYGLPLSLLSLEEGDELFVAEMGMSRSGELSRLCEIAEPEIGVLTNISLVHREFFPDIKAIARAKKELLDGLTGERIAVLNRDDPLIREISEDFPGRKVWFGLKGKAEVSAYNISPKGLSGTALTIDYGGRKKDYFLPLIGFHNVMNLLAALATAYAFSLSLEDIALGLSQITPSPMRGQVINFREGFTVIDESYNSNPEALSAVLFWFRELSGFSRKIAVLGDMLELGDVAEEAHREAGRKASSSGLSLLIGVGELARLLVEEARSSGMDEGSLFHFPGAAEAAEFLVPRIKEGDVILVKGSRGIKTDIVVSRIRERYHEEETDAL
- the ftsL gene encoding cell division protein FtsL, with product MVDRVGNNQKIRERRWKFPRGVLLLMLVFGVLFFYLWEQVEIMKLGYRIDELNKKREKLLEEKRRLSLEKAFLSSPERIERIAKTKLGMRYPKPEEVIIIGEENKKR
- the rsmH gene encoding 16S rRNA (cytosine(1402)-N(4))-methyltransferase RsmH, with the protein product MEPEVYHKPVLVKEVVEQLVVDPDGFYIDCTVGEGGHSLAILARLSERGRLLGIDRDPEVIEVARGRLSSFSSRVRLLSSDYRRLPEILKEGGYPPPSGILFDLGLSSFQLFRPERGFSFSLPGPLDMRFDRSSGMSASELVNRLSEGELEEIIREYGEEREARRIARAIVRARRKKKIEETTELAEIIVDAMRRRRWRIHPATRTFQALRIAVNDELTGLDEVLEQAVRLLKKGGRLVVIAFHSLEDRVVKRVMRRLSKLDPPLLRLVNKKVIRPGRDEVRENPRARSARMRVGERL
- a CDS encoding phospho-N-acetylmuramoyl-pentapeptide-transferase — protein: MLYKLLYGLHDYISPFNVFRYITFRTALSVLTALIISFFFGPYVIRKLSALSLRQRVREETPKRHQKEKEGVPTMGGILILISIIIPTFLWIDLGNKFFWLLLTATLLFGVLGFVDDYIKAVKGNPKGLTIKMKLIGEIAIALFVGAVLYYLAGKGMFSTRISFPFIKQLNPDLGWGYILFSVLVLVGSSNAVNFTDGLDGLAIGAVLIASATYTVLTYVAGHYIAANYLLIPYVRGVGEITIFGGAMVGASLGFLWFNCYPAKIFMGDVGSLALGGAIGTIALIIKQEILLVIVGGLFVIEALSVIIQIVSYRLYGKRVFRMAPLHHHFELLGWEEPKVIVRFWIIAIIFALISLSTLKLR
- a CDS encoding UDP-N-acetylmuramoyl-L-alanyl-D-glutamate--2,6-diaminopimelate ligase; translation: MKLEELLNSVEIVEVKGDLSTEIDGISYNSKRVKEGYIFIAIKGEKTDGNRFIPEAIERGAKAVVSEDDPKGGLVDSIPYVKVADARRAMAKVSANFFKRPSEELTLIGVTGTNGKTTYTYLMEAILNEAGLPAGRIGTISYSVGGRKIVASRTTPEAPDIEGFLREMVSSGMKACVMEVSSHALELHRVDELSFDVATFTNLTRDHLDYHKTMENYFKAKLKLFELTRKNGGKGVVNIDDPFGQRIIKLPSFPRVSYGFSAKADVHPEDYRLSRSGIAGEIITPKGTLKLHSSLLGRPNLYNILAAVATSIALDLPLDKVRSGIEKVRSIPGRFEIVDEGQDFTVIVDYAHTDDALRNLLVTVGELAPRRIITVFGCGGDRDKGKRPLMGSYAVKHSDIVIVTSDNPRSEDPMAIIKEIEEGIVNTVEKRGGYIIEPDRRKAIELAIDYARRGDFVVLAGKGHEDYQILGDKVIHFDDREVAREMIWRKRGRG